One part of the Algibacter sp. L1A34 genome encodes these proteins:
- a CDS encoding chromosome partitioning protein ParA, producing MENNSSSTGLKVALGIALVLFLATGFYAMNLNKKSNEVEKDLTEQKRLVMNDLNTMAKQYDEAISENQISNKNLIDARGRIQGLMDSLQISETNVKSLWRYKQKYTSLQKEMDVLMAQNDSLRVENSYLATSLDSTRVRLEERTIFTDSLLIQNTALAEVVNSASVLGAFGLKGFGVIERASGKLIPTERASRTDKIRVCYTVAKNTLVQSGDQELYVQVIDPLNHTLGLNEQVQFDETILNYSMISKFNYENASLNVCEFVASKGKEKFEKGRYIVNVYNEKDLVSSSEFRLK from the coding sequence ATGGAAAATAATAGTAGTAGTACAGGGCTTAAAGTTGCTTTAGGCATTGCATTGGTTTTGTTTTTAGCAACTGGTTTTTATGCTATGAACCTAAATAAGAAAAGTAACGAAGTTGAAAAAGATTTAACCGAGCAAAAACGTTTGGTAATGAATGACCTTAATACTATGGCTAAGCAATATGACGAGGCTATTAGTGAAAATCAAATTTCGAATAAAAATTTAATTGATGCTCGTGGAAGAATTCAGGGTTTAATGGATTCTTTGCAAATATCTGAAACTAACGTAAAAAGCTTGTGGAGATATAAACAAAAGTATACATCATTACAGAAAGAAATGGATGTGTTAATGGCACAAAACGATTCTTTACGTGTTGAAAACTCTTATTTAGCTACATCTTTAGATAGTACTAGAGTGCGTTTAGAGGAACGTACTATTTTTACAGACTCTTTACTTATACAAAATACTGCATTGGCAGAAGTGGTTAATAGCGCATCTGTTTTAGGAGCTTTTGGTTTAAAAGGCTTTGGAGTTATAGAACGTGCATCTGGAAAATTAATACCAACAGAACGTGCTAGCCGTACCGATAAAATAAGAGTATGTTACACGGTTGCTAAAAACACCTTAGTGCAGAGTGGCGATCAGGAACTTTATGTACAAGTTATAGATCCTTTAAATCATACTTTAGGTTTAAATGAGCAAGTTCAGTTTGATGAAACTATATTGAACTATAGTATGATTAGTAAATTTAATTATGAAAACGCTTCTCTTAATGTATGTGAGTTTGTTGCATCTAAAGGAAAAGAGAAATTTGAAAAAGGACGTTATATTGTTAACGTTTATAATGAAAAAGATTTAGTATCAAGCTCTGAGTTTAGGTTAAAATAG
- a CDS encoding glycosyltransferase family 2 protein yields MQKPLVSILIPFKNTETYLKPCLTSIIEQSYPNWELLIIDDGSTDQSFDIVNSFALKDKRIQLFKNFGNGIIDALKLAFSKSSGELITRMDSDDIMQPNKIEVLANNLLTHGKQHVAVGLVNYFSEDGIKDGYKSYEVWLNNLTEKGSNFSEIYKECVIPSPCWMLYRSDLIACNAFNPNLYPEDYDLAFRFYKHGFKCIPCADVLHNWRDYNSRTSRTHLHYAENHFIDIKLKYFLELDYDKDKTLVIWGAGKKGKTIAKKLIEKQIKFEWICDNPNKIGRDIYGVILKPFSYLKDEGNAQSIITVANKIEQKEILIYMKNLNLKQIEDYVFFC; encoded by the coding sequence ATGCAAAAACCATTAGTTAGCATTTTAATTCCGTTTAAAAACACGGAAACCTATTTAAAACCATGCTTAACCTCTATTATTGAGCAAAGTTATCCCAATTGGGAATTACTTATTATTGACGACGGTTCTACGGACCAAAGTTTCGATATTGTAAATTCTTTCGCTCTAAAAGATAAAAGAATTCAACTTTTTAAAAATTTTGGAAACGGTATCATTGATGCCTTAAAACTGGCTTTTTCTAAAAGTAGCGGTGAACTTATTACCCGCATGGATAGTGATGATATTATGCAACCTAACAAAATTGAGGTTCTAGCAAATAACTTGTTAACCCACGGAAAGCAACATGTTGCCGTTGGCTTGGTGAATTACTTCTCGGAAGATGGCATAAAGGACGGTTATAAAAGTTATGAGGTTTGGTTGAATAACTTAACTGAAAAAGGTTCTAATTTTTCTGAAATTTATAAAGAATGTGTTATTCCCTCGCCTTGTTGGATGCTTTACCGAAGTGATTTAATTGCTTGCAATGCCTTTAACCCAAACTTATATCCTGAAGATTACGATTTAGCTTTTCGGTTTTACAAGCATGGTTTTAAATGCATACCATGTGCTGATGTTTTACACAATTGGCGTGATTATAACAGTAGAACCTCACGCACGCATTTGCATTATGCCGAAAATCATTTTATTGATATTAAACTGAAGTATTTTTTAGAACTCGATTATGATAAAGACAAAACCTTGGTGATTTGGGGTGCTGGAAAAAAAGGTAAAACCATTGCAAAAAAACTGATTGAAAAACAGATAAAATTTGAATGGATTTGCGATAACCCAAATAAAATAGGTCGTGATATTTATGGTGTTATTCTCAAGCCTTTTAGTTATTTAAAAGACGAAGGAAACGCACAAAGCATTATTACTGTTGCCAATAAAATCGAGCAAAAAGAGATTTTAATTTATATGAAGAATTTAAACCTGAAACAGATTGAAGATTATGTTTTTTTCTGTTAA
- a CDS encoding sterol desaturase family protein yields MDLKNPFTFFPLLIITNIAAYVLTIVISKLWNYVYNHQETLPREEIIGSIIILCINIVIAIPGYLLWLNGIITFSESSVWVSFISVFLLMDFLMYVLHYLSHSLGILKKIHAKHHEHTDRFNSVSLYHMSPWESIFFGLLLTMITILFQFNIYGFILFLFFNWVYGLITHLNGNTYKPSLFIFTTNTFHKAHHKLNNKNFGFYTFFWDKLFKTEVKN; encoded by the coding sequence ATGGACTTAAAAAATCCTTTCACATTTTTCCCTTTACTAATAATAACAAATATTGCAGCATATGTACTAACTATTGTTATTAGCAAGCTTTGGAATTACGTCTATAATCATCAAGAAACGCTACCTAGAGAGGAAATAATTGGTTCAATAATTATTTTATGCATAAATATTGTAATAGCGATACCAGGATATTTATTATGGCTTAATGGTATTATTACATTTTCTGAATCTAGTGTTTGGGTCTCTTTTATTAGTGTGTTTTTGTTAATGGATTTTTTAATGTATGTTTTACATTACCTATCTCATAGCTTAGGAATATTAAAGAAAATCCATGCAAAGCATCATGAACATACCGATAGGTTTAACTCGGTTAGTTTATACCATATGTCTCCATGGGAATCTATATTTTTTGGACTTTTACTAACTATGATAACCATATTGTTTCAATTTAATATTTATGGTTTTATTTTATTTCTGTTTTTTAATTGGGTTTATGGTTTAATAACTCATTTAAATGGGAACACTTATAAACCATCTTTATTTATTTTCACGACAAATACATTTCATAAAGCGCACCATAAACTCAACAATAAAAACTTTGGATTTTACACCTTTTTTTGGGATAAATTATTTAAAACTGAAGTAAAAAATTAA
- the pyrR gene encoding bifunctional pyr operon transcriptional regulator/uracil phosphoribosyltransferase PyrR — protein MSQKVLLNAKAINIILHRLACQLIERHHDFSNTVLIGLQPRGVFLASRLAKILTEDYKIKDIKLGRLDITFYRDDFRRSDKPLEANATKINFLVEDKNVVFVDDVLYTGRSIRAALTAIQSFGRPQEIELLTFIDRRFSRHLPIQPDYRGRQVDVINNEKVKVNWTEQDGEDAVYLIEK, from the coding sequence ATGAGTCAAAAAGTTTTACTTAACGCTAAAGCCATAAATATCATTCTTCACAGATTGGCTTGCCAACTTATTGAACGACATCACGATTTTTCGAATACCGTTTTAATTGGTTTACAGCCACGTGGCGTATTTTTAGCCAGTAGATTGGCTAAAATTTTAACCGAAGATTATAAAATTAAAGATATTAAACTAGGTAGATTGGATATTACCTTTTACCGCGACGATTTTAGACGAAGCGATAAACCGTTGGAGGCCAATGCTACTAAAATTAATTTTTTAGTTGAAGATAAAAATGTCGTTTTTGTGGACGATGTTTTATATACAGGACGTAGTATTCGTGCAGCTTTAACTGCTATACAGTCTTTTGGGAGACCTCAAGAAATTGAACTTTTAACATTTATAGATAGACGTTTTAGTAGGCATTTACCAATACAGCCCGATTATCGTGGCCGACAGGTTGATGTAATTAATAATGAAAAAGTAAAAGTAAACTGGACGGAGCAAGATGGTGAAGATGCGGTTTATTTAATTGAAAAATAG
- a CDS encoding BatA domain-containing protein has translation MQFKHPELLYALFLLLIPIIVHLFQLRKFEKVNFTNVAFLKEAKLQARKSSQIKKWLILFTRLLLLACIVLAFAQPFTTKTNAFKSKKETVIYLDNSFSMQAKGSQGQLLKRAVQDIIEHVPEDENITFLTNNSVFKNTTIKTIKNELLQLDYAATPLTTQAAFLKSNTFFSKEKSSLKNLIYISDFQESNNRFSIEKDSLKTNYFVQLKPVNTENVAIDSAFISEKTASEIQLTVLLKNNGKLIENLPVSLFNNDTLIAKTSVSIEKAANTTFTLPTNKIVNGKITIDDASLQFDNSLFFNINNTSKVNVLTINEADDNFLKRIYTADEFNYTASELKQLNYNILEAQNLIVLNEINTIPSALITALKQFASQGGALVIIPSNSITITSYNDLLQNFQSTFKDFNKTEKRITTINYAHPLFNNGVFEKKVSNFQYPKVNGLYIINAANSSSILKYEDNSPFLFQNKNTFVFTSALNSDNSNFKNSPLIVPTLYNIGKFSFKIPELYYTIGKNNSFEVNTQLQQDAVLTLSNTTVNMIPEQQLFNNKVLIKTSETPNTASIYQVKNKTEIIKNVSYNYDRTESNLLYTNLSNTENINLNNSVAQVFDTIKSDAKINALWKWFYFCTSVFTY, from the coding sequence ATGCAGTTTAAACACCCCGAACTTCTTTACGCCTTATTTTTACTGCTTATCCCTATTATTGTTCATTTATTTCAATTACGGAAATTTGAAAAAGTAAACTTTACCAACGTTGCCTTTTTAAAAGAAGCCAAACTTCAAGCCCGGAAAAGTTCTCAGATAAAAAAATGGCTTATTCTCTTTACAAGATTATTACTTTTAGCCTGTATTGTATTGGCTTTTGCACAACCTTTTACAACAAAAACAAATGCTTTTAAATCTAAAAAGGAAACCGTGATTTATTTAGACAATTCCTTTAGTATGCAAGCCAAAGGTAGTCAAGGCCAACTTTTAAAACGTGCCGTACAAGATATTATAGAGCATGTTCCCGAAGATGAAAACATAACCTTTTTAACCAATAATTCGGTTTTTAAGAATACAACGATTAAAACTATAAAAAACGAACTACTGCAACTGGATTATGCCGCTACACCACTTACAACACAAGCTGCATTTTTAAAGAGTAATACTTTTTTTAGTAAAGAAAAAAGTAGTTTAAAAAACTTAATTTATATATCAGATTTTCAGGAAAGCAACAATAGATTTTCAATTGAAAAGGATTCTTTAAAAACAAATTATTTTGTTCAACTAAAACCTGTAAATACTGAAAACGTAGCGATTGATAGTGCTTTTATTTCTGAAAAAACAGCATCCGAAATTCAATTAACCGTGCTTTTAAAGAACAACGGAAAACTTATTGAAAATCTACCAGTTTCTCTTTTTAATAACGATACCTTAATTGCAAAAACATCGGTTAGTATTGAGAAAGCAGCGAATACTACATTCACCTTACCAACAAACAAAATAGTAAACGGTAAAATAACTATAGACGATGCGAGTTTACAGTTTGATAACAGCTTGTTTTTTAATATTAATAATACATCTAAAGTTAATGTTTTAACCATAAATGAAGCGGATGACAATTTTTTAAAACGTATTTACACCGCTGATGAATTTAATTATACAGCTTCGGAATTAAAACAATTAAACTATAATATTTTAGAGGCTCAGAATCTTATTGTTTTAAATGAAATAAATACAATCCCGAGTGCGTTAATTACCGCTTTAAAACAATTCGCAAGTCAAGGTGGTGCATTGGTTATTATTCCTTCTAACAGCATTACAATAACATCTTATAACGATTTGTTGCAAAACTTTCAATCTACTTTTAAAGATTTTAATAAAACCGAAAAACGCATCACGACTATAAATTATGCGCATCCGTTATTTAATAATGGTGTGTTTGAAAAAAAGGTGAGCAATTTTCAATACCCTAAAGTAAACGGGCTTTATATTATTAATGCAGCCAACTCGTCTTCTATTCTTAAATATGAAGATAACAGCCCATTTCTATTTCAAAATAAAAACACGTTTGTGTTTACGTCTGCTTTAAATAGTGATAATTCAAACTTTAAAAATTCGCCCTTAATTGTTCCAACACTTTATAATATTGGAAAGTTTAGTTTTAAAATTCCCGAATTGTATTACACCATCGGGAAAAACAATAGTTTTGAAGTAAACACGCAATTGCAACAAGATGCTGTTTTAACTCTATCTAACACAACTGTAAACATGATTCCCGAACAGCAACTTTTTAATAATAAAGTGCTTATAAAAACTTCGGAAACGCCTAATACTGCGAGTATTTATCAAGTGAAAAACAAAACAGAAATTATTAAAAACGTGAGTTATAATTATGATAGAACGGAAAGTAATTTACTTTACACCAATTTATCGAACACAGAAAACATCAATCTCAACAACTCTGTTGCTCAAGTTTTTGACACCATAAAAAGTGATGCAAAAATTAATGCGCTATGGAAATGGTTTTATTTTTGCACTAGCGTTTTTACTTACTGA
- a CDS encoding aspartate carbamoyltransferase catalytic subunit — protein sequence MSELSVNHLLGIKYLNKQDIQLIFETADHFKEVINRPIKKVPSLRDITIANLFFENSTRTKLSFELAEKRLSADVLNFSSAQSSVKKGETLIDTVNNILSMKVDMVVMRHPNPGAGVFLSKHVKASIINAGDGAHEHPTQALLDSYSIREKLGGVKGKKVVIVGDILHSRVALSNIFALQLQGAEVMVCGPKTLLPKYIDKLGVKVETNLRKALNWCDVANMLRVQNERMDISYFPSTREYTQQFGVTKDLLNSLDKEITIMHPGPINRGVEITSDVADSDQAIILDQVQNGVAVRMAVIYLLASKIKQ from the coding sequence ATGAGCGAATTAAGTGTAAACCACTTATTAGGTATTAAATACCTGAACAAACAGGATATTCAACTTATTTTTGAAACGGCCGATCATTTTAAAGAAGTGATAAACCGACCAATTAAAAAAGTGCCTTCGCTGCGTGATATTACGATTGCCAACCTATTTTTCGAAAATTCTACACGAACAAAGTTATCGTTTGAGCTGGCAGAAAAACGTTTGTCGGCCGATGTTTTAAATTTTTCTTCGGCGCAATCATCGGTTAAAAAAGGAGAAACTTTAATCGATACGGTAAACAATATTTTATCGATGAAAGTGGATATGGTTGTTATGCGACACCCAAACCCTGGCGCTGGTGTATTTTTATCTAAACATGTTAAGGCTAGTATTATAAATGCTGGTGATGGCGCGCATGAGCATCCAACACAAGCCTTGTTAGATTCGTATTCTATTCGTGAAAAACTAGGCGGCGTAAAAGGAAAAAAAGTGGTTATTGTTGGCGATATTTTACATAGTAGGGTAGCACTATCTAACATATTTGCATTACAATTGCAAGGCGCAGAGGTTATGGTTTGTGGACCAAAAACGTTGTTACCAAAATATATTGATAAATTAGGAGTAAAAGTAGAGACCAATTTAAGAAAAGCCTTAAATTGGTGCGATGTTGCTAATATGCTGCGTGTGCAAAATGAACGTATGGATATTAGTTATTTTCCATCCACTCGAGAATATACACAACAGTTTGGTGTTACTAAAGATTTACTAAACTCGCTAGATAAAGAAATTACTATCATGCATCCTGGCCCAATAAATCGTGGTGTTGAAATAACCAGTGATGTTGCCGATTCTGACCAAGCTATTATTTTAGATCAGGTGCAGAATGGAGTAGCGGTGCGTATGGCAGTAATTTATTTATTGGCATCTAAAATAAAACAGTAA
- a CDS encoding dihydroorotase, with the protein MNILIKSATIIDSKSEFHNSTQDILIENGVITSIAKSIKNPNKYQEIQLDNLHISQGWFDSSVCFGEPGYEERDTIANGLKTAAASGFTAVAMNANSNPVIDSNSNITFVNAKAQNHAVSLLPIGALTVGSKGEDLAELFDMTSAGAVAFYDYKKPISNPNLMKIALQYASNFNGLVCAFPQENKIAGRGVMNENVTSTTLGLKGIPAIAEELQITRDIFLLEYTGGKLHIPTISTAKSVDLIREAKKKKLDITCSVAIHNLYFTDAALNDFNTHFKVLPPLRIQSDVDALIEGVKDGTIDMVTSDHNPIDIEHKKIEFDHAKYGTIGLESAFGALQSLFTIKKSIDILTKGKSRFGLENTPLNIGNKANLSLFNPDTKYTFSKNDIISKSKNAIFEGESLKGKAYGIISNNKISINS; encoded by the coding sequence ATGAACATACTTATAAAATCGGCCACGATAATAGATTCTAAAAGCGAGTTTCATAACAGTACTCAAGATATATTAATTGAAAATGGCGTGATTACTTCCATTGCAAAGTCTATTAAAAACCCAAACAAATATCAAGAAATTCAACTTGATAATTTACATATTTCTCAAGGGTGGTTTGATAGTAGCGTCTGTTTTGGAGAACCTGGTTATGAAGAACGTGACACAATAGCAAACGGTTTAAAAACTGCTGCAGCTTCTGGTTTTACAGCCGTAGCAATGAACGCGAATAGTAATCCAGTTATCGACTCGAACTCTAATATTACTTTTGTAAACGCCAAAGCTCAAAACCATGCCGTAAGCTTATTACCTATTGGTGCTTTAACCGTTGGAAGTAAAGGTGAAGATTTAGCCGAATTATTTGATATGACATCTGCCGGAGCAGTTGCTTTTTATGATTATAAAAAACCGATTTCTAATCCCAACTTAATGAAAATTGCGCTGCAATACGCAAGTAATTTTAACGGATTAGTCTGCGCCTTTCCTCAGGAAAATAAAATTGCTGGCCGTGGTGTAATGAATGAAAACGTAACAAGTACAACTCTTGGTTTAAAAGGTATTCCTGCTATTGCGGAAGAATTACAAATAACTCGTGATATATTTCTATTAGAATATACAGGCGGAAAGTTACATATCCCAACTATATCAACAGCTAAATCTGTAGATTTAATTCGTGAAGCGAAAAAGAAAAAATTAGATATTACTTGTAGTGTAGCCATCCATAATTTATACTTTACAGATGCCGCATTAAACGATTTTAACACACATTTTAAAGTATTACCTCCATTACGTATACAAAGTGATGTGGACGCTTTAATTGAAGGTGTAAAAGACGGCACAATAGATATGGTTACCAGCGACCATAACCCTATAGATATTGAGCATAAAAAAATTGAATTCGACCATGCCAAATATGGCACTATTGGTTTAGAGTCTGCTTTTGGCGCGCTTCAATCCTTATTCACCATAAAAAAATCTATTGATATTTTAACCAAAGGAAAATCTAGATTTGGTTTAGAAAACACACCTCTAAACATTGGAAACAAAGCAAATTTATCGTTATTTAATCCTGATACTAAATACACGTTTTCTAAAAACGACATCATATCAAAATCTAAAAATGCAATTTTTGAAGGCGAATCTTTAAAAGGCAAAGCATATGGTATTATTTCTAACAATAAAATTTCTATAAACTCATAA
- a CDS encoding peptidase M61 produces MNIKFLSASVMMGILLSSCSSTKNAKNDLAVSLPIETSINLNNVTNDKAPVIINPGRFTVSSVTYRLPRVVQGTYSVSDFGKYIDDFKAINYKGESMPVVKVDANTWTIANAKQLDKITYLVNDTFDIETKGGIGGEEPFSPSGTNIEPENYVLNLHGFIGYFDTLKNNQYKVDITGPADFVRTSALQTVDSKTSEDGKSITTSYFAPRYFDITDNPMMYGDLDVEEFMVGDIKIVLSVYSPNKVHTAASLKETIFKMMEAQKAFLGDINTTPRYDIYLYLSDGADDSPKGFGALEHHTSTVVVLPEDMDEEMLASSMTDVVSHEFFHIVTPLSVHSEDVHYFDYNNPTFSKHLWMYEGVTEYFATLFQVSEGLVTEDEFFNKIMEKVQASKNLNDAMSFTIMSENVLKAPYKDQYLNVYQKGALIGMCIDIMMREESNGHRGILSLMKELSNKYGKDKPFEDDKLIDEIVAMTYPSLRDFFDNHVIGDIPINYNQFLNRVGLEIGEGKVETSYVHNAGTLLFGANPEKGQVFFIDAVKDNSFWNEQGVQANDVLKAIDGELFTMANANDLLQKMFMWSPGTDIHVTLERDGKDIEINTTTTKSYTIGDGIFEKADATDAQKALREAWLKG; encoded by the coding sequence ATGAATATCAAGTTCCTTTCCGCATCTGTCATGATGGGGATTTTATTATCAAGTTGTAGTTCTACAAAAAATGCTAAAAACGATTTAGCCGTAAGTTTACCAATAGAAACTTCTATTAATTTAAACAACGTTACTAACGATAAAGCACCAGTAATTATTAATCCTGGACGTTTTACAGTATCGAGCGTTACCTATAGGCTGCCAAGAGTAGTGCAGGGGACCTATTCGGTAAGTGATTTCGGGAAATATATAGACGATTTTAAAGCCATTAACTATAAAGGAGAAAGCATGCCAGTAGTTAAGGTCGATGCTAATACTTGGACTATAGCAAATGCAAAACAACTAGATAAAATAACATATTTGGTAAACGATACTTTCGATATTGAAACCAAAGGCGGTATAGGTGGCGAAGAGCCATTTTCACCATCTGGAACAAATATAGAACCAGAAAACTATGTGCTTAATTTGCACGGTTTTATTGGGTATTTCGATACTTTAAAAAACAACCAATATAAAGTAGATATTACAGGTCCTGCAGATTTTGTTCGTACTTCGGCATTACAAACTGTAGATTCTAAAACTAGCGAAGATGGTAAAAGCATAACCACTAGCTATTTTGCACCACGTTATTTCGATATTACCGATAACCCAATGATGTACGGCGATTTAGATGTCGAAGAGTTCATGGTTGGCGATATTAAAATTGTATTAAGCGTATATTCTCCAAATAAGGTACATACCGCAGCCTCATTAAAAGAGACTATTTTTAAAATGATGGAAGCGCAAAAAGCCTTTTTAGGAGATATAAATACAACACCACGTTACGATATTTATTTGTATTTATCTGATGGTGCAGACGATTCTCCTAAAGGTTTTGGCGCATTAGAGCACCACACATCTACCGTAGTGGTATTACCAGAAGACATGGACGAAGAAATGCTTGCAAGCAGCATGACAGATGTAGTATCTCACGAGTTTTTCCACATTGTAACGCCATTAAGCGTGCATTCCGAGGATGTTCATTATTTTGATTATAACAACCCAACATTCTCTAAACATTTATGGATGTACGAAGGTGTTACCGAATATTTTGCAACCTTATTTCAAGTTAGTGAAGGTTTAGTTACAGAAGATGAATTTTTTAATAAAATAATGGAAAAAGTACAAGCATCTAAAAACCTAAACGATGCTATGAGCTTTACCATAATGAGCGAAAACGTATTAAAAGCACCGTACAAAGATCAATACCTAAATGTGTATCAAAAAGGCGCATTAATAGGCATGTGTATCGATATTATGATGCGAGAAGAAAGTAATGGACATCGCGGTATTTTATCACTAATGAAAGAACTTTCTAATAAATACGGAAAGGATAAACCTTTCGAAGACGATAAATTAATAGACGAAATTGTAGCCATGACTTACCCGTCGTTACGCGATTTTTTCGATAATCATGTTATTGGGGATATTCCAATTAACTACAACCAGTTTTTAAACAGAGTAGGCTTAGAAATTGGCGAAGGAAAAGTCGAAACCAGCTACGTGCATAATGCAGGAACACTTTTATTTGGTGCTAATCCAGAAAAAGGACAAGTGTTTTTTATAGATGCCGTAAAAGACAATAGTTTCTGGAACGAGCAAGGTGTGCAAGCAAACGATGTTTTAAAAGCCATAGACGGCGAGCTGTTCACTATGGCAAACGCTAACGATTTATTGCAAAAAATGTTTATGTGGTCTCCAGGAACAGATATACACGTTACCTTGGAGCGCGATGGTAAAGACATTGAAATCAACACCACAACCACAAAATCTTACACTATAGGCGACGGTATCTTCGAAAAAGCCGATGCTACCGATGCTCAAAAAGCATTACGTGAAGCTTGGTTAAAAGGCTAA
- a CDS encoding ribonuclease Z, with amino-acid sequence MIINQKENTSIITQVKATSIELIKKIQALYPKFKNNNIIIALTSLDAISKAEVSEFLQISNTHRAANHSFVIVSGKIDLDEAPEELAIVPTLQEAHDLIEMEVMERDLGL; translated from the coding sequence ATGATAATAAATCAAAAAGAAAATACATCCATTATTACTCAAGTAAAAGCTACGAGTATAGAATTGATAAAAAAAATACAAGCTTTATACCCTAAGTTTAAAAACAATAACATAATTATAGCTTTAACGTCGTTAGATGCAATAAGTAAGGCTGAGGTTAGTGAGTTTTTACAAATTTCGAATACGCATCGTGCAGCAAACCATTCGTTTGTTATTGTTTCGGGTAAGATTGATTTAGACGAAGCTCCAGAGGAGTTAGCTATTGTGCCAACTTTGCAAGAAGCTCATGATCTTATTGAAATGGAAGTTATGGAGCGCGATTTAGGACTTTAA
- a CDS encoding DUF6933 domain-containing protein: MRRTKIHTTKKLEKLVKKLISTDKETDCGILGKWNATVFYVDRKKCWLITNGYTKYNVILTDIKASELSNIEEIFKDALFGQLIYDGIIIDFENLNSIIGSLDFLPTDNDRSTTGFQNQRLEQLDWWKNDFGSLEKMPIKDLANRMNNSPIHIGKSKKMSDFTYSIEEIKKLLME; this comes from the coding sequence TTGAGACGAACAAAAATTCATACTACCAAAAAGTTAGAAAAGTTAGTTAAGAAACTTATCTCAACAGACAAAGAAACTGATTGCGGAATTTTAGGAAAATGGAATGCTACAGTGTTTTATGTAGACAGAAAAAAATGTTGGTTAATTACAAACGGATATACTAAATACAATGTAATTTTGACTGATATAAAAGCATCGGAATTAAGCAACATTGAAGAAATTTTTAAGGATGCTCTTTTCGGACAGCTAATTTATGATGGAATAATAATTGACTTTGAAAACCTGAATTCAATTATTGGTAGTCTAGATTTTCTTCCAACCGATAATGACCGAAGCACTACAGGATTCCAAAATCAACGACTTGAACAATTGGATTGGTGGAAAAATGATTTTGGATCTTTAGAAAAAATGCCAATAAAAGATTTAGCCAACCGAATGAACAATAGTCCAATTCACATTGGAAAAAGTAAAAAAATGTCTGATTTCACCTATTCTATTGAAGAAATAAAAAAATTATTAATGGAATAA
- a CDS encoding GNAT family N-acetyltransferase produces MKLQIIPFEQQYAKDFYNLNIEWLQSLFYVEPYDDVVLSNSKEHIIDQGGYIFFAKLDNDIIGTVALMKTKDTDNFELTKMAVSPKHRGLKIGQKLMHHVIEFAKTKQISKLIIYSNRKLENAIYIYEKNGFIEIPLEENNQYNRADIKMELVF; encoded by the coding sequence ATGAAATTACAAATAATCCCTTTTGAACAGCAATACGCAAAAGATTTTTACAACTTAAACATAGAGTGGTTGCAATCTCTTTTTTATGTTGAACCTTACGATGATGTAGTGCTAAGTAACTCTAAAGAACATATTATAGACCAAGGTGGATATATATTTTTCGCTAAACTTGATAACGATATTATTGGCACGGTGGCTCTAATGAAGACGAAAGATACTGATAATTTTGAATTAACCAAAATGGCCGTTTCCCCAAAACATCGCGGATTAAAAATTGGCCAGAAATTAATGCATCATGTCATAGAGTTTGCGAAAACAAAACAGATTTCTAAACTTATTATTTATTCTAACCGAAAGCTAGAAAATGCTATTTACATTTATGAAAAAAATGGTTTTATTGAAATCCCGTTGGAAGAAAACAACCAATATAACCGAGCAGATATTAAAATGGAATTAGTATTTTGA